From a single Stackebrandtia endophytica genomic region:
- a CDS encoding beta-glucosidase family protein yields the protein MTAPEAATVESTINHQLAGLSLADKVRILTGSGPWTLHPLPSIKLRPIAMGDGPAGIRGVTDQPTETGASFPSPTALAATWDLNLATRLGGLFAAEARRHNVDVVLAPVVNLQRTPVGGRHFECFSEDPYLTGAVSGALVTAIQATGVAACAKHFIANDSETARTEYVAHIDERALREVYLAPFETLVTECGVWTVMAAYNGLLLGGDDSSATEHHGLLTGLLKEEWGFDGAVISDWTAANTTARTANAGLDVVMPGPGGPWELSLHKAVLQGEVAEEVVDDKVRRILRLAHRVGAVGDPAPVDSVDTRALLRELGARSTVVLKDDRELIPRRAADVKRLALIGPNAVDTFFQGGGSAHVNPDHLVTPHQGLRAALPGDTVITVCRGGYARPHEPDLDPARLVETGAPMLDLLDGSGEVVDSIPIGGGWARGLGADAASARLRARIHLSEPGRHWLGVGTVGTFTVRIDGRTVADGDVPAGHDVVLDSSVNAPPSHGGYVEITEPRDVLLEADLQIIEAWGHGRFARAVMRHREPGADIDQEIAEAVEAAVAADVAVVMVGTNSEIESEGFDRPDLDLPGRQDELIRQVCRANPNTIVVVNAGAPVLLPWLDEVSTVIWTWFPGQECGDALADVLFGRTEPSGRLPWTLPASHQQVPIPNAIPVDGVVDYREGIHIGYRGYLKDDLVPAAPFGHGMGWTRWNYDDIDIHTSDTEVTASVTVSNVGPRHGHETVQAYLEFHGDGPERPARWLAGFAVVDAAPGETTTASIRIPARAFQVWDPDSAGWQTPSGTYVLQVGRSVSDIRFTRDTPHP from the coding sequence GTGACAGCACCCGAAGCCGCCACGGTCGAGTCCACAATCAACCATCAACTCGCCGGACTGAGCCTGGCGGACAAGGTCCGGATACTCACCGGCTCCGGCCCGTGGACACTGCATCCCCTGCCCTCCATCAAATTGCGCCCCATCGCGATGGGCGACGGCCCCGCCGGAATCCGCGGCGTCACCGATCAACCCACCGAGACCGGCGCCTCCTTTCCGTCTCCCACCGCATTGGCGGCCACCTGGGACCTGAACCTGGCGACCCGATTGGGCGGCCTGTTCGCCGCCGAGGCCCGTCGCCACAACGTTGACGTGGTGTTGGCGCCGGTGGTGAACCTGCAACGCACCCCGGTGGGCGGACGGCACTTCGAGTGCTTCTCCGAAGACCCGTACCTGACCGGGGCCGTATCCGGGGCGTTGGTGACCGCGATCCAGGCGACCGGGGTCGCCGCGTGCGCCAAGCACTTCATCGCCAACGACTCCGAGACCGCGCGAACCGAGTACGTGGCGCACATCGACGAACGCGCGCTGCGCGAGGTGTACCTGGCACCGTTCGAAACACTGGTCACCGAATGTGGTGTGTGGACGGTCATGGCGGCCTACAACGGACTGCTGCTGGGCGGGGACGACTCCAGCGCGACCGAGCACCATGGACTGCTGACCGGACTGCTGAAGGAGGAGTGGGGTTTCGACGGGGCCGTCATCAGCGACTGGACCGCCGCGAACACCACCGCACGCACCGCCAACGCGGGTCTGGACGTGGTCATGCCGGGCCCGGGAGGGCCGTGGGAGCTGTCGCTGCACAAGGCGGTGCTTCAAGGCGAGGTCGCCGAGGAGGTCGTCGACGACAAGGTGCGCCGCATCCTTCGGCTGGCGCATCGGGTGGGCGCCGTCGGTGATCCCGCCCCCGTCGATTCCGTCGACACCCGCGCACTGCTTCGGGAGTTGGGTGCCCGCTCCACGGTGGTCCTCAAGGACGATCGCGAGCTGATCCCGCGTCGCGCGGCCGACGTCAAGCGGCTGGCGCTCATCGGTCCCAACGCGGTCGACACGTTCTTCCAGGGCGGTGGCAGCGCCCACGTCAATCCCGATCACCTGGTGACGCCCCACCAGGGTCTACGGGCCGCGCTACCGGGCGACACCGTCATCACCGTCTGCCGAGGCGGGTACGCCCGTCCGCACGAACCCGATCTCGACCCGGCTCGGCTGGTCGAGACGGGTGCTCCGATGCTCGATCTGTTGGACGGCTCCGGCGAGGTCGTCGATTCCATACCGATCGGCGGAGGTTGGGCACGCGGACTGGGCGCCGACGCCGCCTCGGCCCGACTGCGTGCCCGTATCCACCTGTCGGAGCCGGGACGCCACTGGTTGGGCGTGGGCACCGTCGGCACGTTCACCGTCCGCATCGACGGTCGGACCGTCGCCGACGGAGATGTACCGGCGGGGCACGACGTGGTCCTCGATTCCAGCGTCAACGCGCCGCCCTCGCACGGCGGGTACGTCGAGATCACCGAACCGCGAGACGTCCTGTTGGAGGCCGACCTCCAGATCATCGAGGCGTGGGGACACGGTCGATTCGCCCGTGCCGTGATGCGCCACCGCGAACCGGGCGCCGACATCGACCAGGAGATCGCCGAAGCCGTTGAGGCGGCCGTCGCGGCCGATGTCGCGGTCGTCATGGTCGGCACCAACAGCGAGATCGAATCCGAGGGATTCGATCGACCCGATCTCGATCTGCCGGGTCGACAGGATGAACTGATCAGGCAGGTCTGCCGTGCCAATCCGAACACCATCGTGGTCGTCAACGCCGGTGCCCCGGTCCTGTTGCCCTGGTTGGACGAGGTGTCCACGGTGATCTGGACCTGGTTCCCGGGGCAGGAATGCGGCGATGCGCTTGCCGATGTCCTCTTCGGTCGCACCGAGCCCTCCGGGCGACTTCCGTGGACGCTTCCGGCCTCGCACCAACAGGTGCCCATCCCCAACGCGATCCCCGTCGACGGAGTGGTCGACTACCGGGAGGGAATCCACATCGGATACCGCGGTTATCTGAAAGACGATCTGGTTCCGGCGGCGCCGTTCGGACACGGCATGGGCTGGACCCGGTGGAACTACGACGACATCGACATCCACACATCCGACACCGAGGTCACCGCGTCGGTGACGGTGTCCAACGTCGGCCCCCGGCACGGCCACGAAACCGTTCAGGCCTATCTGGAGTTTCACGGGGACGGCCCGGAACGTCCTGCCAGGTGGCTGGCGGGGTTCGCGGTCGTCGACGCCGCCCCTGGCGAGACCACCACGGCCTCGATTCGCATTCCCGCGCGTGCCTTCCAGGTGTGGGACCCCGACTCGGCCGGATGGCAGACCCCATCGGGCACCTACGTCCTCCAGGTAGGACGTTCCGTTTCGGACATCCGGTTCACCCGAGACACCCCACATCCGTGA
- a CDS encoding ABC transporter substrate-binding protein — MRRRTIFKLLGGAGAATFLASCGDGGGGAARVLTVGLPNGALTENHNPFMPDSAANKLGYRWLIYEPLAQVNMIAPDSDPTPWLATAWTWNEDYTSIELTIRNDITWTDGKPLTPDDVAFTFNLLRDNDALNTEALPFVEATAAGDVVTVGFETPQFINQGKVLASMVLPQHVWAAMDDPSTDINLDPVGSGPYVLKSWTTQVVTLEPNTEYWGGKPEIPEIRFTSYNDNNAQTTALANGECQWSYVFIPDYQKIYIDKDPQNHHLWFPSGLGIHGLWINHARPPFDNLALRRAMNMVIDRVMVHEIGESGLYPLVDNLTGIPRPAGDAFIAPEYRDATHQVDVDGARSILEEADFDWDADGNLLTPDGDPVTMVLCDPAGWSDYLASLAIIADNLKVIGIQATVDALEPDVWFDAIAVGDFDGMLHWTATGVTPYEIFANCMDQAYYKELGESASWNFGRFDSPEATEALRDYAATVDDEVRDKAMATLQRIMVEEVPMIPLVAGPIGAQYSTKHWVGWPSEDDPYAMPQPTQPSMSQIVMRLKPA, encoded by the coding sequence ATGAGACGACGCACGATATTCAAGCTCCTGGGCGGAGCCGGTGCCGCAACCTTCCTCGCCTCCTGCGGCGACGGTGGCGGTGGCGCCGCCCGCGTGCTGACCGTGGGCCTGCCCAACGGCGCGCTCACCGAGAACCACAACCCGTTCATGCCCGACTCCGCCGCCAACAAACTCGGGTACCGGTGGCTGATATACGAACCGTTGGCGCAGGTCAACATGATCGCGCCCGACTCCGACCCGACACCGTGGCTGGCCACCGCGTGGACTTGGAACGAGGACTACACCAGCATCGAGCTGACGATCCGCAATGACATCACTTGGACCGACGGCAAACCGCTCACACCCGACGACGTCGCGTTCACGTTCAATCTGCTGCGCGACAACGACGCGCTGAACACCGAGGCACTGCCGTTCGTCGAGGCCACCGCCGCCGGCGACGTCGTGACCGTTGGCTTCGAGACCCCGCAGTTCATCAACCAGGGCAAGGTGCTGGCGAGTATGGTGCTGCCGCAGCACGTCTGGGCTGCCATGGACGACCCGTCGACCGACATCAACCTCGATCCGGTCGGTAGTGGGCCGTACGTGCTCAAAAGCTGGACCACCCAGGTCGTCACCCTCGAACCCAACACCGAGTACTGGGGTGGGAAGCCCGAAATCCCCGAGATCCGGTTCACCTCGTACAACGACAACAACGCTCAGACCACCGCACTGGCCAACGGGGAATGCCAGTGGTCCTATGTATTCATCCCCGACTACCAGAAGATCTACATCGACAAGGATCCGCAGAACCATCACCTCTGGTTCCCCTCGGGACTGGGCATCCACGGTCTGTGGATCAACCACGCCCGCCCGCCGTTCGACAACCTCGCGCTACGCCGGGCCATGAACATGGTGATCGACCGGGTCATGGTTCACGAGATCGGCGAGTCCGGTCTGTATCCGTTGGTGGACAATCTGACCGGAATTCCACGCCCCGCCGGTGACGCCTTCATCGCACCGGAGTATCGGGACGCCACCCACCAGGTCGATGTCGACGGGGCCCGGTCCATCCTGGAGGAGGCCGACTTCGACTGGGATGCCGACGGCAACCTGCTGACGCCCGACGGCGATCCGGTGACGATGGTGCTCTGCGATCCCGCCGGCTGGTCGGACTACCTGGCGTCGCTGGCCATCATCGCCGACAACCTCAAGGTGATCGGTATCCAGGCCACCGTGGACGCCCTCGAACCCGACGTCTGGTTCGACGCGATCGCGGTGGGCGACTTCGACGGCATGCTGCACTGGACGGCCACCGGGGTCACCCCGTACGAGATCTTCGCCAACTGCATGGACCAGGCCTACTACAAGGAGCTCGGCGAGTCGGCATCCTGGAACTTCGGCCGGTTCGACAGCCCTGAGGCAACCGAGGCGCTGCGCGACTACGCCGCGACCGTCGACGACGAGGTCCGCGACAAGGCGATGGCCACTCTGCAGCGAATCATGGTCGAGGAGGTTCCCATGATTCCGCTGGTGGCGGGACCGATCGGTGCCCAGTACTCCACCAAGCACTGGGTGGGATGGCCCAGTGAGGACGATCCATATGCGATGCCGCAGCCGACGCAACCTAGCATGTCGCAGATCGTCATGCGGCTCAAACCTGCCTGA
- a CDS encoding ABC transporter ATP-binding protein, producing the protein MTTTHSSRSLDDPVLAARSLSKRFRLSRGRNQYLHAVDGVDLDLHRGTVVALVGESGSGKSTVARLMAQLHPATGGSIELDGESVKVKGGRRFRAYARQVQLILQDPFASLNPIHTVRYVLTRSLRIHHPGLRGDALEERLGELLSKVHLQPDRFLEKFPHELSGGQRQRVSIARALGARPRVLLADEPVSMLDVSIRLGVLNLLTELKNELNLAILYITHDIASARYFADETIVMYAGQIVERGDSESVTQRPAHPYTRLLIASAPDPDALGETAAVDNAGEPPSLINPVPGCRFAPRCPSVMERCRTETPPTFPLSGSSSAACWLYEEGTR; encoded by the coding sequence ATGACAACCACTCACTCGTCCCGTTCCCTCGATGACCCGGTTCTGGCGGCACGCTCGTTGAGTAAGCGTTTTCGGCTCAGCCGGGGCCGCAACCAATACCTTCACGCCGTCGACGGCGTCGATCTCGACCTTCACCGGGGCACCGTGGTCGCGCTGGTCGGCGAGTCGGGCTCCGGAAAGTCCACCGTGGCGAGATTGATGGCGCAACTGCATCCAGCTACCGGCGGTTCAATCGAATTGGACGGTGAGTCTGTCAAAGTCAAGGGCGGCAGGCGATTTCGGGCCTATGCCCGGCAGGTGCAACTGATACTGCAGGACCCGTTCGCCTCGCTCAACCCGATTCACACCGTTCGTTACGTGCTGACCCGGTCACTGCGCATCCATCATCCCGGCCTGCGGGGTGACGCCCTGGAGGAGCGGCTGGGGGAACTGTTGAGCAAGGTTCATCTGCAACCCGATCGGTTCCTGGAGAAATTCCCACACGAACTGTCGGGCGGGCAGCGGCAACGGGTGTCGATCGCCCGTGCGCTGGGAGCCCGTCCACGAGTCCTGTTGGCCGACGAGCCGGTATCCATGTTGGACGTGTCGATTCGGTTGGGGGTGTTGAACCTGCTGACCGAACTCAAGAACGAACTCAACCTGGCGATCCTCTACATCACCCACGACATCGCCTCGGCCCGCTACTTCGCCGACGAGACGATCGTCATGTACGCCGGGCAGATCGTCGAACGAGGAGACTCCGAATCGGTCACCCAACGACCCGCCCATCCGTACACACGGCTGTTGATCGCATCGGCGCCCGATCCCGACGCACTCGGCGAAACCGCCGCCGTCGACAACGCCGGTGAGCCCCCCAGCCTCATCAATCCGGTCCCCGGCTGCCGATTCGCGCCACGCTGCCCGTCGGTGATGGAACGGTGCCGAACCGAGACCCCGCCGACGTTTCCGTTGAGCGGGAGCTCATCGGCCGCCTGCTGGCTGTACGAGGAGGGCACCCGGTGA
- a CDS encoding ABC transporter permease encodes MRYLLRRGAFYLLTAWAAITLNFFIPRMLPGDPVRSLINRFQGRISVEATESLYILFGLDEERPLWRQYLDYWGNLFSGDLGLSFAYFPTPVSDIIAQSLPWTLVLVGLSTILSFLLGTMLGIWVGWRRGTWADGLLPVTNFFAAIPYFWIGLLAIALFAVVWPVFPASGGYDGGLIPSATPEFIGSAVYHGILPAVTIIISSMAGWILGMRNMMVTVSSEDYVTVAHAKGLPERQVMIGYAARNAILPNISGFALSLGFIVGGTLVTEMVFTYPGIGYMLYQAVGAKDYPLMQGFFLVITLSVLVANMLADIAYAVLDPRTRQEA; translated from the coding sequence GTGAGATACCTATTGCGACGGGGTGCCTTCTACCTGCTCACCGCGTGGGCCGCCATCACATTGAACTTCTTCATCCCCCGGATGTTGCCGGGTGACCCGGTGCGCTCCCTCATCAACCGATTCCAGGGACGCATCAGCGTCGAGGCCACCGAATCGCTCTACATCCTCTTCGGACTGGACGAGGAACGTCCACTATGGCGCCAGTATCTGGACTACTGGGGCAACCTGTTCTCCGGAGACCTCGGCCTGTCCTTCGCCTACTTCCCCACCCCGGTTTCCGACATCATCGCTCAGAGTCTCCCGTGGACACTGGTCCTGGTCGGCCTGTCCACCATACTCAGCTTCCTGCTGGGCACCATGCTGGGCATCTGGGTGGGGTGGCGCCGGGGCACCTGGGCCGACGGACTGCTTCCGGTGACCAACTTCTTCGCCGCGATCCCCTACTTCTGGATCGGGCTGCTGGCCATCGCGTTGTTCGCCGTCGTCTGGCCGGTCTTTCCCGCCTCGGGCGGATACGACGGCGGCCTGATCCCGTCGGCAACCCCCGAATTCATCGGATCGGCCGTCTACCACGGCATCCTCCCCGCCGTCACGATCATCATCAGCTCGATGGCCGGATGGATTCTGGGCATGCGCAACATGATGGTCACGGTGTCCTCGGAGGACTACGTGACGGTCGCCCACGCGAAGGGTCTGCCCGAGCGCCAGGTGATGATCGGCTACGCCGCGCGCAACGCGATCCTGCCCAACATCTCCGGTTTCGCGTTGTCACTGGGCTTCATCGTCGGCGGCACCCTGGTCACGGAGATGGTGTTCACCTACCCGGGCATCGGATACATGCTCTATCAGGCCGTCGGCGCCAAGGACTATCCGCTGATGCAGGGATTCTTCCTGGTCATCACGTTGTCGGTACTGGTCGCCAACATGCTGGCCGACATCGCCTACGCCGTACTCGATCCCCGGACCCGCCAGGAGGCATGA
- a CDS encoding ABC transporter permease, with protein MVTAVEPPAVSPGTGTGRRSRRGTGLMFLRNRKTVTGLIILAFFIVLAAIGDVIAPYDPSATSPVGLQPPSADHLLGTTSLGQDILSQILVGTRGVLVVAFLAGVLATVLSVLVGITAGYLGGTSDEVLSLVSNIFLVIPALPLIIIVTGLLPSAGGLTIALIIALTGWAWGSRVLRAQTLSLRRRDFVEAARANGESTWRIILFEILPNLTAVIASGFIGTVIFAMLSEITLAFIGVTSISDWNWGTILFWAQSNQALAMGAWWWFVPAGLCIAGVGTALTLINFGIDEFVNPRLRSTGQNAKVLRAKKIRARVGFTPVLRDTAATAEPSSGRESA; from the coding sequence ATGGTCACCGCCGTAGAACCCCCGGCCGTATCCCCCGGAACGGGCACGGGCCGACGATCACGACGCGGTACCGGCCTGATGTTCCTGCGAAACCGCAAGACCGTCACCGGACTGATCATCCTGGCCTTCTTCATCGTGCTGGCGGCCATCGGGGACGTCATCGCGCCATACGATCCGTCCGCGACCTCACCCGTCGGCCTGCAACCGCCGTCGGCCGACCACCTACTGGGCACCACGTCGCTGGGACAGGACATCCTGTCGCAGATACTGGTCGGCACCCGCGGCGTCCTCGTGGTCGCGTTTCTGGCGGGTGTGTTGGCGACGGTCCTGTCGGTGCTGGTCGGTATCACCGCCGGATACCTCGGCGGCACCAGTGACGAGGTGCTGTCGTTGGTGTCCAACATCTTCCTGGTCATCCCGGCGCTGCCGTTGATCATCATCGTCACCGGTCTGCTGCCCAGCGCCGGCGGTCTCACCATCGCCCTGATCATCGCGCTGACGGGCTGGGCCTGGGGTTCACGGGTGCTGAGGGCTCAGACGCTGTCGCTGCGCCGCCGTGACTTCGTCGAGGCGGCCCGAGCCAACGGCGAATCCACCTGGCGCATCATCCTCTTCGAGATCCTCCCCAACCTCACCGCCGTCATCGCCTCGGGTTTCATCGGCACCGTCATCTTCGCGATGCTGTCGGAGATCACGTTGGCGTTCATCGGCGTCACCAGCATCAGCGATTGGAACTGGGGAACCATCCTGTTCTGGGCGCAGAGCAATCAGGCGCTGGCCATGGGCGCGTGGTGGTGGTTCGTGCCGGCCGGACTGTGCATCGCCGGAGTCGGCACCGCCCTGACCCTAATCAACTTCGGCATCGACGAATTCGTCAACCCTCGACTGCGCAGCACCGGCCAGAACGCGAAAGTGCTGCGCGCCAAGAAGATACGTGCCCGCGTCGGATTCACGCCGGTGCTACGCGACACGGCGGCCACCGCTGAGCCGTCGTCGGGAAGGGAATCGGCATGA
- a CDS encoding ABC transporter ATP-binding protein encodes MNVHSNQPVLEIRNLSVDYGYDDTAIRALRGVDLTLHAGEVLGLAGESGCGKSTLAYAATRLLPPPGLITGGEVVFTSTRDDRRFDLLRADDRLLRASRWEDTAIVFQGAMNSLNPVYRIGRQLTDAIAAHRPRQSAAERTARAHELLELVGIPGDRLRSYPHQLSGGMRQRVMIAMALALEPQIVIMDEPTTALDVVVQRQIIQQLMRLRTELGFAVVFITHDVSLLIELADRIAVMYAGQIIEDATAVEMYRAPRHPYTDGLLHSFPPLHGPRQELGGIPGSPPDLMALPSGCAFAPRCRFAFDRCRTDQPVLTKTALGDEEPHRRVACLQHDRDVTAIPDSLMVRHS; translated from the coding sequence ATGAACGTCCACAGTAATCAGCCGGTGTTGGAGATCCGGAACCTCAGCGTCGATTACGGCTACGACGACACCGCCATACGCGCACTGCGCGGCGTCGATCTGACCCTGCATGCCGGCGAGGTACTGGGGCTTGCCGGTGAAAGCGGGTGCGGCAAGTCGACACTCGCCTATGCGGCTACCCGGTTGCTACCGCCCCCGGGGCTCATCACCGGAGGCGAGGTCGTCTTCACCAGCACTCGCGACGATCGCCGATTCGATCTGCTGCGCGCCGACGACCGACTGTTGCGGGCCAGCCGCTGGGAGGACACCGCGATCGTGTTTCAGGGCGCGATGAACTCGCTCAACCCGGTGTATCGGATCGGGCGGCAACTCACCGACGCGATCGCGGCTCACCGCCCGCGGCAGTCGGCGGCCGAGCGGACCGCGCGTGCCCACGAACTGCTGGAACTGGTGGGGATTCCGGGCGACCGATTGCGCAGTTACCCCCATCAATTGTCGGGTGGAATGCGGCAACGGGTCATGATCGCGATGGCGTTGGCCTTGGAGCCACAGATCGTCATCATGGACGAGCCGACGACCGCCCTCGATGTGGTGGTGCAGCGGCAGATCATCCAGCAGTTGATGCGATTGCGCACCGAACTGGGTTTCGCGGTCGTGTTCATCACCCACGACGTGTCGCTGTTGATAGAGCTGGCCGACCGGATCGCGGTCATGTACGCCGGTCAGATCATCGAGGACGCCACCGCCGTGGAGATGTACCGCGCACCCCGCCACCCCTACACGGACGGTCTGCTGCATTCGTTTCCGCCGCTGCACGGTCCGCGGCAGGAATTGGGCGGAATCCCCGGTTCGCCACCGGACTTGATGGCGCTTCCCTCCGGATGTGCGTTCGCGCCACGTTGTCGGTTCGCGTTCGACCGATGCCGGACCGATCAACCGGTGTTGACCAAAACGGCACTCGGTGATGAGGAGCCGCACCGACGGGTCGCATGTCTTCAGCACGATCGCGACGTCACCGCCATCCCCGATTCGTTGATGGTCAGACATTCGTGA
- a CDS encoding TetR/AcrR family transcriptional regulator, with amino-acid sequence MTDANGNATSTRPAKEKGPRQLRSEQRRQEILRAAAATFGARGYRNGSLGEIADQVGITHAGILHHFGSKNQLLLEVLDYRDQVDVEQLEGQHPPEGLPLFKHLVDTARNNTRRPGIVQTYAVLSADSVTDDHPAQDYFRDRFTGLRTMIGRSLAQVCDPDDMPSDSDIDTAASAIIGVMDGLQVQWLLDEDAVDLPDATAFAIDAILSALIAGRTGERLR; translated from the coding sequence ATGACCGATGCCAACGGGAACGCCACGTCCACCCGTCCCGCGAAGGAGAAAGGCCCACGACAGCTACGTTCCGAACAACGCCGTCAGGAGATTCTCCGCGCCGCCGCCGCCACGTTCGGAGCGCGCGGCTACCGCAACGGCTCCCTCGGCGAGATCGCGGACCAGGTTGGCATCACCCACGCCGGCATCCTGCACCACTTCGGTTCCAAGAACCAACTGCTGTTGGAGGTTCTGGACTACCGGGACCAGGTCGATGTCGAACAGTTGGAGGGACAGCACCCGCCCGAAGGCCTGCCACTGTTCAAACACCTGGTCGACACCGCCCGGAACAACACCCGCCGCCCCGGCATCGTCCAGACCTACGCGGTCCTGTCCGCCGACTCCGTCACCGACGACCACCCGGCACAGGACTACTTCCGTGACCGGTTCACCGGTCTGCGCACCATGATCGGCCGATCGCTGGCCCAGGTCTGCGACCCCGACGACATGCCGTCGGATTCCGACATCGACACCGCCGCATCGGCGATCATCGGAGTCATGGACGGACTTCAGGTCCAGTGGCTGCTCGACGAGGACGCCGTCGACCTGCCTGACGCCACCGCGTTCGCCATCGACGCGATCCTGTCGGCGCTGATCGCCGGACGCACCGGAGAACGCCTTCGCTGA
- the pdxS gene encoding pyridoxal 5'-phosphate synthase lyase subunit PdxS produces MTNDQATNENSTGTGRVKRGMADMLKGGVIMDVVTPEQAKIAEDAGAVAVMALERVPADIRVEGGVSRMSDPDMIDGIIEAVSIPVMAKARIGHFVEAQVLQALGVDYIDESEVLTPADEANHIDKWPFTVPFVCGATNLGEALRRISEGAAMIRSKGEAGTGNVVEATRHMRQIRADIKRLGTLDHAELYTAAKELRAPYELVSEVARAGKLPVVLFTAGGIATPADAAMMMQLGAEGVFVGSGIFKSGDPAKRAQAIVKATAFYDDPEVVTRESRGLGEAMVGLNVDTLPENQQFAKRGW; encoded by the coding sequence GTGACTAACGACCAGGCGACTAATGAGAACTCGACCGGTACCGGTCGAGTGAAACGCGGCATGGCCGACATGCTCAAGGGCGGCGTCATCATGGACGTCGTCACGCCCGAGCAGGCCAAGATCGCCGAGGACGCCGGCGCTGTGGCGGTCATGGCCTTGGAACGAGTGCCCGCCGACATCCGCGTCGAGGGCGGCGTGTCGCGCATGAGCGACCCCGACATGATCGACGGGATCATCGAGGCGGTGTCGATCCCGGTGATGGCCAAGGCCCGTATCGGGCACTTCGTCGAGGCCCAGGTGCTTCAGGCACTGGGCGTGGACTACATCGACGAGTCGGAGGTCCTCACCCCGGCCGACGAGGCCAACCACATCGACAAATGGCCGTTCACCGTACCGTTCGTCTGTGGCGCCACCAACCTCGGTGAGGCGCTGCGTCGCATCAGCGAGGGCGCGGCGATGATCCGTTCCAAGGGCGAGGCCGGAACCGGCAACGTCGTCGAGGCGACCCGCCACATGCGGCAGATTCGCGCCGACATCAAGCGACTCGGCACATTGGACCACGCCGAGCTGTACACCGCCGCGAAGGAACTGCGCGCGCCTTACGAGCTGGTGTCCGAGGTGGCTCGGGCCGGCAAGCTGCCCGTCGTCCTCTTCACCGCCGGTGGCATTGCGACTCCGGCCGACGCGGCCATGATGATGCAGCTGGGCGCCGAGGGCGTGTTCGTGGGCTCGGGCATCTTCAAGTCCGGCGACCCCGCCAAGCGGGCGCAGGCCATCGTCAAGGCCACGGCGTTCTACGACGACCCCGAGGTCGTCACCCGCGAATCCCGCGGTCTGGGTGAGGCCATGGTCGGTTTGAACGTCGACACGCTTCCGGAGAACCAGCAGTTCGCCAAGCGCGGCTGGTAA